A window of Halopseudomonas sabulinigri genomic DNA:
AGTCCGACACCGCAGCGACAGAATCAAGCACCACGTTGGCTCCTCTGACCGTGACCGGAGCACGCGACGCCAAGGTGACGGAAGACAGCGGTTCCTACACCGCAGAAGCAGCTCGCACCGCCACTCCGCTAGATCTCTCCCTGCGTGAAACCCCGCAGTCGGTGAGCGTGGTCACTCAGCAGCGCATACAGGATCAGGATCTACAGACCATCCTCGATGTGGTCAACAACGCCACCGGGGTCTCGGTCAACCGCTATGAGACCAGCCGTGCCCAGTTCAATGCCCGCGGCTTTGAAATCAACGCCCTGATGATCGACGGCGTGCCCACCATCTGGGAGCAGCCCTGGAGCTCGGGGGAGATTTTCAGCAGCCTGGCCATGTACGACCGGGTAGAGATTGTGCGCGGCGCCAATGGTTTGATGGCCGGTTCAGGCGACCCATCCGCTTCGCTCAATCTGGCACGCAAACGCGCCAACAGCGCGGATCTGCACGGCTCGGTGGAAGTCAGCGGCGGCACCTGGGATACCTATGGCACGCTGGGCGATGTCGCCATGGCGCTGAATGAAGCCGGCACCGTTCGCGCCCGCTTGGTAGGCGAATACAACGAGGGCGACAGCTGGATAGACCTGCACAGCAACCAGCGCGAAACCCTCTATGGCACCATGGATATCGACCTGAGCGACAACACCACACTCTGGTTCGGCATGAGCCATCAGCAGAATAACTCCGATTCTCCGATGTGGGGCGGGCTGCCAGTATGGAATGCCGATGGCACCCGCACCGACTGGAGCCGCTCCAAAACCACCTCGGCCGAGTGGAGCAAATGGGACACCACCTACGACAACTACTTCGTCAACCTGGACCACACCTTTGCCAATGGCTGGCTAGCCAACCTGAGCTACAGCCGTGGCGAGCGTATTGCAGACTCCTACCTGCTGTATCTGTACGGCAACCCGGACTTTGACCCCAGCACCGTCGACATGGGTGGCTCCGTGGGTGCCTACCACGTAGAAACCACACAGGACGACTTCAGCCTGCGCTTCAGTGGCCCGATCCAGCTGTTCCAGCGTGAGCATGAGCTCGCCTTTGGTTACATCAACAGCAAGCAGGAGTTCGACGCCGACGCCCGCGCCGGCACACCGGGTGCCTATCCCATTGCCGACTTCCCCGGTTATACCGGTAACGTGGCCGAACCCAGCTGGGCCAACCGCTCACGCTACGGCGAAGGTGAAGTGGAGCAGCAAGCCTTCTACGGCGTTACCCGGCTGAACATGACCGACGAGCTAAAGGTTATCCTCGGCGCGCGCGTCAACTACTACGAGCGCGACAGCGACGACATCTATTCCCTTGAACCCACGCACATCGACGTAACCCAGGAAGTAACCCCCTACGCCGGCATCATCTACGACCTGACCGAGCAACTCTCGGCCTACGCCAGTTATACCGACATCTTCCTGCCGCAATCTGTCGCGGATGCCAGCGGCCAGATACTCGAACCCATCGTTGGCGAGAGTACCGAACTGGGCCTGAAAGGCGAGTTTTACGATGGTCGCCTGAACGCCTCCGCCGCCCTGTTCCAGATCAAGCAGGACAACCTTGGCGTCAGCACCGGCGTCTATCTTGATCCCACCACCCCAGCGCTGGGCTTCATCTACGAAGCCAGCGAAGGCGCCACCAGCGAGGGTTTTGAACTGGAAGTATCCGGCGAACTGGCACCCGGCTGGAACGTCTCTGCCGGTTATACCCAGTTCGATATTGAAGATGCGGACGGCGCCGCGGTAAACACGCTCTATCCCACCAAGCTGCTGCGTACCTTCACCACCTACCGCTTTCAAGGCCCGCTCAACAAGCTGACCATTGGCGGCGGCGTAAACTGGCAAGACAGCATCCACACCTACGCCACCAACCCGGCCGGCGATTCCGAGAAAATCGAGCAGGACGCCTACGCCCTGGTCAACCTGATGGCCCGTTACGACATTACCGATAACCTCTCGGCCCAGGTGAACGCCAACAACGTCACCGACGAGAAGTACTTCGATATCTTCGATGCCTACGGCGCCATGACCTACGGTGAACCCCGCAGCGTTACCGCCACAGCCAAATACCGCTTCTGATGTACCTCACGCGGGGCTGGCAACAGCCCCGCGTCACCCTCAAGGTGGCTTACAGCCCCAGATACTCCGCAATCAGAAACGCCTCGCCCTGCCCTTCGTGCTTGCCGAAATAACTCACCGGCTCGCGCTCGCCGTCTTCGATGTAACCCACCTCGCAATCAATCTGGTATTTTTTGGCAAGGTCGTTAAACAGGTTCACCGGGAAGTTCAGCTGAATGTGCTTCTTGATCGGCTGGCTGATACCCAACTGCCAGTCTTCGCAATCATCGCTTTCGCAGTCATTGATCAGCGTTACCTGGTTCGCCTCGTTCGCCTCAGCGTACGCCTGCAAGGCCGCCTGCAGCTCAGGCAGGTTTTGCCGCAGCTTCTTTTCCTGCTTCTCTTCAAGACGGTCAGTGGCGATGAGTACGTATATAAGCATGTGAAATACCGGAGCTAGGCTGGAGTTTGCGGCCACTTTACCACAGGGCAGCGCCCTGCCTCGCAGGGGTGGCGGTAAGCCAACCCTTTCACACCAGGAGAGGCACGCCACCCCTTACCGAAGCGCTTGGCGCACCCGACAAATGAACCAAAAACCCGGGTTGGCACCACATAAAAACTGTAGCACTATGCCAGTAACTGCAAGCCAGCCTACGCCCCTCCGGACGAAGCAAGGACGCTCGCTTACAGCTTTGATGCAATGCGCATTCGGTATAACACGCGACTAATGGTGTTAAGCCGCATGCGGTTTAACGTGCACAGATGAGCTGAGGTAGAACATGGAATGTACTGATTTGACGATATTTTCACCTCAAGCGCGCGACGGTCGTCGCACGTTATATCGATGCGTTCCATCTAATCACTGTTAAATTTCGTAAGAGGTCACGAGCATGTCCGAATGGGATGACGATATCGCAGCGCTTGATATGAGCGATGTCGAAAAAAATGGCCTGCAGGTTTATCGAAATTATACAAAGGCATTCGAGAGGAATCAGGCGAAGAAATTTGCAATAGAGGTTAATTCTGAATCTCACGATGTATCAAGGTTAAGCAAGGTATGTGATGCCATAGCATCTGATGATGAAAGGCTTGTCCCGGTAATAGCTTGCGCATTTGCTGACGAAGCGCTTGATGAAATGTACAAGCGTGAAGTGCCCAAGGGCATCCCAGGAGGTAGAGACAGTCTATTCTCTGGGTACGGGCCATTCTCAAGTCTGTCAAAGAGAATACAAGTTGCCTACGCCTTTGGCTGAATGAGTGAAGATATACTGAAAGACATGGATTCTCTGAGAAAGGTCAGGAATAAATTTTCCCACTTATGGGACCATGAATCGCTATCTGGCTATGCCGAACAAGCCCCAACCTCTGATATCACTCCCATAGAAACAATGTTCAAAGAGCATGAGGAGCGATTGCTTTTGGCTGGGGTAGAAAACCTTGACGCCCTTGGGCGCCTCCGAATCCGGACAATTTGGTTATTGGGTAGGCTATATTATGAGTCGCTACTATATCCCCTCGCCCTTAAAAGGCGGCTACAACCCTATGTTGTGATCTACGGAGAGCATCAACCAGATCTGTTATCACAGATCGCTGGCGTGTGTAGCGAATTCACTCGGAAAGTGCTTAGGGAAAGAATTTAACAAGGCCAGGCACAGCGACGGCTTTTTCGTTCCGGTTTCGCCTCCACTACAAAGCCGCGCGTGCTGGCGGCGTTAGCCAAAAGGAGCATGTATGGAAGATTTAGGAAAATTCATAGAGTCATTATCCAGCATCCTTTGGCCAGCCATTTTTATATGGGTTTTGTACTATTTTAGAGAAGCCTTTAAAACGGTGTTGGAATCTGCAAAGGGGAGGAAATTCACTTTAAAGATAGCCGGCAACGAATTGACGATGGAGGAAGTTACTGAGCAGCAGCGAACTATTCTGGCTGATTTGCAAGATAAGGTAGCTAAGTTAGAAGAGCTATATGAATCTTCGACTCCGACAGCTTTTTCTCTTGGAGAGGTGAAACGTCAAGCTTTTGGTAAAATTTTGTGGGTGGATGATAAGCCGAAAAATAATAGCTTTCTTGTTTCGCATTTATCAGATTTTGGTTTGGAAGTTCATATTGCAAAGTCAACAGCTGAAGCTAAAGAGCTATTAGGACAAAACCAATACTATAAGATCATCAGTGACATGGGGCGACCAGAAAGTGATACGGCGGGAATAGACCTACTTAAGTATGTCAGGGCGTCGAACGTAGAAACGCCTTACTTTATATTCTGTGGTGGCTGGGCAGCCAGAAATATGAAAAATGAGTTCGTTGCGGCCGGGGGTAATGGAATTACCTCATCCGGTACTACGCTCCTAAAAATGCTGGAAATCGATGGCTAACAAACGCAAGCAGGCAGGGACAAACTTTCCGCTGACGCTAAAAGTTTGCCCCTGTTGCGGGCGTTAACAGTTGAGGGAGCTTCATCATGTCATGGAGAACGACAGTATATGGAACCGAAGATTTATCAAAAACCAGTGTTATTGTAACTAACTTCATCTTAGCTTTTACCTTCCTTGGAGCATACGGCTGGTGGGCTGATTTCGCGCCGTCATCAGAGTGGAGCGAAATGGGCTTTAAACTGGCAAGCACAGCAACAGTAACTTTCATTTTTGTATACTACTTAGCCCTTTTAACAGGTCGGGCAAAGTTCAAACCAAACACATCAATCTCAATAAAAATCCTGGCAGTCGCCTTGCTACCCGCAATCGTTTTCTTTTTTTTCCTTCTCGCCATAACGCACGGCCTTGGCGACATCGCAACGCAAATAATTGGTCAGGATAATAAACTAACCACTGCGTTCACTAAAAACCAAACACGAAGCAGAAGACTCTGCGATTATCGCCTTGAGGGCCACGCCATAGAAAATGCGCTACCAGACTACGTGTGCATATCTGAAAAAGAGTTCCAAGCTTTCCCTCAAGCAGGCATGTACACGCTGCAAACCAAACAAACCGGGCTAGGGATTCATATTAAAAGCCTTACTCCTGTTGTTAACCGCTAAAAGAAATGGGGTCAGATGAGCATTTCGCCAGTGTTCCTCGGTCCTTGACTTTGCTAGTGCGCAAAAAAAGAAAGCCCTAACGGGCCTCTCTTTGAGGATTGATCAAGCACCTTACAACTTTAGCAGCCCCTCAATAGAATAACGATCAACATCGCTTTTAATGCCGTACCACTCCCACTCATCGACGATAATCAACGCAATACTCAGGGAAATATTGGCCGGGGCGGGCGACCGCAAAGCCGCATTTTCTTAATACCTTTGATCCTCCCGTGAGCACATCAACACCCTTCCACCCTATTGCGACCCGCATTTTTTGCGCGGTAGAGCGCAGCGTCTGCCTGTTCTTTGAGCTCTTCCAGACTGTTGGATTCGCTCGGTACCATGGAGCACACGCCTGCGCTGATGGTCACTCGCTTGCTGGTTTCTGAAAGCTCGTGCTGCATTGCCGCCTGTTCAATGGCGGCTCGACAGGCTTCGGCAACGAGGCTGCCGTTGGCCGTGTCGGGCAGAATGATTGCGAACTCTTCGCCTCCGTAGCGGGCCAGCATGTCGGTCGGCCTGCGCACGACGCCTTGTAGAATGCGCGCGACATTCCTCAGGCACTCGTCACCAGCGGGGTGCCCGTACTGATCGTTGTAGTGTTTGAAGTGGTCTATATCCAGCATGATCAATGACAGTGGTTGGCTTTGTCGCATACCGCGAGCCCACTCCTGCTCAAGAAACTGATCAAAATGCCGTCGGTTCGCCAACTGGGTCAAACCGTCGGTGAGGGACATCTTTTCCAGCTTCTCCTTGCTGGCAACCAGCGCGCGGTTCCGATTGACGTTGATCAGCGCATAGATCACCAGCAATGCAATGAAAAAAGAACCAGACACCATGATCAGCGCCGGCAGAAAGCTACGTCGGGCATTGACATAGGTCTGTGAAGGCTTGGCTTGAATCTGCCAGGTGCGGCCAGCCACGTCGGCCAGCAGGGTTTTATAACCCATGTCGCTCACCCACCTGGGGTCTGCGGGATCGGCGTTGCTGTACAGCTGGTTAGGTTGGGCGCCGGTAATATCTACCACCTGAAACAGCAGATTCGGGTTATTCCTGATACCAATCGCCTGGTTGGCCAGCTCCCCAACCAGAAAGACGCCATTGATGTAACCATAATGGGCCTCGCGCCGCTGTTCCAGGTTGGTCGGTCGGCCCTTATAAAGCGGAGCGAATACCAAGAACCCCTGTTTCTTTTCCGTCTCTTGAACCAGCTTGATGCCAGCAGTTGCAACCATCGTGCCCGTGTCGCGTGAGGCTTCGATCGCTGCGCGGCGGTTGGCTTCACTGGCCAGGTCAAAACCCATTGCAGCAGCGTTCTTGTCCAATGGCGCTATGAACTGCACAGGGACGTACACACTGCGTTCGGCTACCGGAATAACTCTGTTTTCAGCATCCCTTTCGCTAAGGCGCCAACCCGGGAAATGGCCCTGCTGGTCCCTTTCAAAGGTCGCTGTCTGGCTGCGCTCGATGACCGGGGCCCAAGCAAAGGCCATGATTACCGGGGAACGCTCGAGTATGCCATCGGTGATGGATTGGAAGCGCTCTGCGTCCATACCGGGCACAACCTCGATGGCCGCTTTCAAAGCAAAAAGCACCTCAAGGTTGAGAAGTACCTCTCGCTCCAATACGGACGCAATCTGGCCAACATCCCCCTGAAACTCGTTGGAAATAGCCAGGGTCTCCTGAACGTAAAAGCTACGGCTCATTGCCGCGCAAAGAGACATGCCCAGTACAGCGAGGATCGCGATAGCGACGAAGGGAGAGCGCTTCAACTTGGCGCCGTCGGCCGCATGGGCTCAAGGGTTCTAACGCTGCTCACGGCAGGGGGCTCCAATGTAATGATGCAAACGAGTAAACACGGCCACTGACCGTGCAGCAGTTCGTGAATATGAGGGCCCATGAGACAAACAGTTCCGCACAGATGCAGGGTAAAGCAGGCAAATCGCCAGCACCATCACTCCGTGCCATAGCATTGCTCTCACTCAGGTAACAGCAGGCCCTGCTGAATGGGGAAGACTGCTGGCTATCACGCTTGTGTGATTTAAGCATCCAGACAGAGGCTGAGCGTGAACTTGAGTGCCAACGGCGGCTTTTCAGACGGGGCTTCAGGCTTGATGCCACATTGCCCTACCTTTCTTCCGCAGGCCCGGCGCCTGTACGATGCACAAATGTAATTGGCAGGTAATTGGGGTCAGATGAGTAGCATTCACTCGGCCTCGTGCACCGGGCGCTCCCCTGCTCTCGCGTCACAAGGGCGTTAATCTGCATTAATCGAACGGGTCTGAATTCAGCTAAAGGTAAGGACACATGTTATTAAGTCGTTGGTTTTTCATTTCTTTTTTGCTGCTCGCGCTGACCGGTTGCCAGTCGGCGTACTACGGCGCGATGGAGCGGGTTGGCGTTCACAAGCGCGACATCATGGTCGATCGGGTTGAGTCGGCCCAAGACGCGCAAACCGACGCCAAAGAGCAGTTCGAATCGGCGCTGGCGCAGTTCCGCTCCATTATCCAGATCAAGGATCAGGATCTGGCCACCCGCTACGACAAGCTGAACAGCGAATACGAAGACAGCAAAGCTGCCGCTGAAGCGGTGACCGATCGTATTGATGCGGTAGAAGATGTGTCTGAGGCATTGTTCGATGAGTGGGAAGATGAAATCGAGCTATACAGCAGCGCCAACCTCAAGCGCCAGAGTGCTGCCAAGCTTTCCCAGACCCGGCGGCAATACCAGGCGCTCATCAAAGCCATGCGCAGCGCTGAGTCCAGCATGGAGCCGGTATTGCGCGCCTTCCAGGATCAGGTGCTGTTTCTCAAGCACAATCTGAACGCGCGAGCGATTGACTCGCTCCAGGGTGAACTGGGGAGCATAGAGACGGATGTCGCCCAGCTGATCAGAGAAATGGAAAGATCGATCGCCGAATCAGAAGCGTTTATCAGCAGCTTGCAGAACCAGGGTCAATAGTCGGCAATGGCGTTAGCGCCATAGACGGCAAGATTGCCTTGGTGCAGACGCTGGAGCCAGATCGGCTCCAGCGTCCTGGGCTGGCCAGGCGGCCACAGACAAAGTTCAGCTCTGCGGCTTGATCAGGAACTTCTCGCCAGTCGCCTGTTTGCCGTATATCGCCATCGAGTCCAGCTTCAGCGCACCGGCCAATGACACTTCGTGCGTGTAGCTGCTGGCGAAGGTGGTTTTGATTTCAGCGGCAACGCGTTTGCGCATGGCGGCGGCGGTGTCGTTACCCAGTTTGCCTAGCGCGTTGAACAACAGGAAGCCATTCACCCCCCAGGCAAAACCGAAGGCGCGGTTCAGGGTGATCGGGCCGCGATCCAGGCCGCCATAGATATACACCTGTTTGAAGACGGTAGAGCCATACACGCTGTATTCAGTGATGTCGCGCGATACGGCGGCTTCCATGCAGGTGAGGATGTCGCTGGCCAGCTTGCCACCACCAATCGGGTCAAAGGCGATGGTAGCGCCGGTTTCGATCAGCGCCTGGGTCAGGTCGGCCATGAAGCTGTCGCTGCTGGAATTGACCACGTACTTGGCACCCTGCTCGCGCAGCAAGGCTTCCTGCTCGGGCTTGCGGACGATGTTGACCAGGTCAATGCCATCGGCGATGCAGATGCGGTTAAGCATTTGCCCCAGGTTGGAGGCGGCGGCCGCGTGTACGATCGCCTTGTGCCCTTCTGCGCGCATGGTTTCGACCATCGCCAGGGACGTCAGCGGGTTAACGAAGCTGGAGGCGCCTTCAACGGCGGTGGTGCCCGCCTCCAGCTCCAGACAGCTTTGCACATTGGCACGCAAGTATTTGCGGTAACTACCACCGCCGATGAAGGCGACGGTTTTGCCCATCAGAGCCTGAGCAGCGGCGGACGAGCCTGCAGCAATAACAGTACCGGCGCCTTCGTTGCCTACCGGAATCGCCTTGCCAATGCGCTTTTTAACCGCGCCCATGAACTTGGCTGGCACATCAGCTGTGATCACCGGGCGCTCGGCGCTGCCGGACTGCTTTGCCGTCGTCATATCGGCCATGCTGAACATCACGCCCAGGTCAGACGGGTTGATCGGGGCAGCCTCGATGCGGATGATCACGTCATTTTCGCCCGGCTCCGGGATCTCAATCTCGCGCAGGGCCAGCTCCAGCTGGTTGTTTTCGCTGATGGTGGAAATGAGTTCGATGTTGGTGTCCGACATTTTATTCTCCTGAAAGGTGGCGGGCCTTGGCATGGCGCCCGAGGGACCGTCTTATCATAGGCCTTAATACCCATTCGCATGAACGCTTTGACCTGTGAGTGACGGCTGTGAATGGGGCGACATTTCGCTAAAGGGTGCCGCGGCAGGGCTCACTCCGCGCCAGCTATTTGGGCGCCCCTCTTCCCGCACGCTTGCAGAAGGCATTGCAGAGCCTTCCAGAGCGCTCACCGCGCCTGCCAAAGCCGGCCTACGCAGTGGTCAGGCTTTAGCGCATGTGTCTACAATGGCCCAGACCCGCAAGACTGATTTCAAGAAAAGGCATTTCGACAATGGTTTTCAGCTTTCACCGCAGCGCCGCCCTATGTTGAAACACTGGTTCAGCATTCTTCGCGCCGCCATCCAGAACTGGCTCGATAGCCAGGCCTTTATCTACGCTGCCGCCCTGGCCTTTTTCACCGTGTTTTCCATCGCACCAGTGCTGGTTGTGGTGGTGGCCCTGGTGGGGCTGATTCTGGGTCAGAGCGCTGTACAAGGGGAGCTGTTTGCGCAGTTGGAGGGTACGCTCGGCCCGGATGCGGCCGGGGTCATTCAGACCGCCGTGGCCAACTCGCAGATCGACAACAGCGGCATCTGGCCGGCGTTGATCGGGATTTTTGCCACCATCGTGGGCGCCACCACAGTGTTCGCCAAGATGCAGCAGTCACTGAATCAGATCTGGGGCGTGGCACCGCGGCCTACCCGAAATAACATGTGGCTGTTTATCAAGAGTCGATTGCTGTCGCTTACCATCATTCTGGCGATCGGCTTTATCCTGCTGGTTTCGCTGATGTTATCCGTCATTTCCAGCGCCATTATGGCCTACGCCCAAGGTTGGCTGCCGATACCCGGTGGGGCGATGGTCGGTGTGGAGTCGGGGTTGTCTCTGTTGGTAACCACGCTGCTGTTTGCGGCCATGTTCAAGATCCTGCCCGACGTACTGCTGTCATGGCGCGATGTACTACTTGGCGCCTTTATTACCGCCGTACTGTTTACCGTGGGCCGCTCGTTGATCTCGATTTACCTGGCCTACTCTGCGACGGCATCGGCCTACGGCGCGGCGGGCTCGTTGGCGCTGCTTTTACTCTGGGTGAACTACTCCTCGATGATCCTGCTGTTTGGCGCGGCGTTTACCCGCGCACACCTTGAAGGCCGGGGCCAGTCTGTGCGCCCCAGGAGCACGGCAGTACGTGTACAGCGGGAGTTGATTGCCGAGGCGCCAACGAACCGCGACTGACACAGGCGGCAGCGCAAGAGAGGCGGCGTTGGCTCGGCTAACGGTTAACTGGAGAGGTCTATGCGGCAGGACGAAATCAAGGCCTTGTTCGACCAGCAGGCGGCAAGTTATGACAGCCAGTGGGCAAAAACGGCGCCCATCAGGCACTGCCTGCATCTGCTGCTGGAGTCACAGTTTGCTGCGTTGCCGCGCGATGCGCAGATTCTGTGTGTTGGCGTGGGTACAGGCGCTGAACTGGCACACCTGGCGTCGAAGAATCCGGGGTGGCGGTTCACCGCAGTGGAACCTTCCGGGCCAATGCTGAACCTGTGCCGTGAGCGCGCCCAGGCCG
This region includes:
- a CDS encoding TonB-dependent siderophore receptor, which codes for MPSFYPVLTSSQHSSTAAHTTLRPLALAVRLLACGMAAAALPAFAQQSDTAATESSTTLAPLTVTGARDAKVTEDSGSYTAEAARTATPLDLSLRETPQSVSVVTQQRIQDQDLQTILDVVNNATGVSVNRYETSRAQFNARGFEINALMIDGVPTIWEQPWSSGEIFSSLAMYDRVEIVRGANGLMAGSGDPSASLNLARKRANSADLHGSVEVSGGTWDTYGTLGDVAMALNEAGTVRARLVGEYNEGDSWIDLHSNQRETLYGTMDIDLSDNTTLWFGMSHQQNNSDSPMWGGLPVWNADGTRTDWSRSKTTSAEWSKWDTTYDNYFVNLDHTFANGWLANLSYSRGERIADSYLLYLYGNPDFDPSTVDMGGSVGAYHVETTQDDFSLRFSGPIQLFQREHELAFGYINSKQEFDADARAGTPGAYPIADFPGYTGNVAEPSWANRSRYGEGEVEQQAFYGVTRLNMTDELKVILGARVNYYERDSDDIYSLEPTHIDVTQEVTPYAGIIYDLTEQLSAYASYTDIFLPQSVADASGQILEPIVGESTELGLKGEFYDGRLNASAALFQIKQDNLGVSTGVYLDPTTPALGFIYEASEGATSEGFELEVSGELAPGWNVSAGYTQFDIEDADGAAVNTLYPTKLLRTFTTYRFQGPLNKLTIGGGVNWQDSIHTYATNPAGDSEKIEQDAYALVNLMARYDITDNLSAQVNANNVTDEKYFDIFDAYGAMTYGEPRSVTATAKYRF
- a CDS encoding response regulator; this encodes MEDLGKFIESLSSILWPAIFIWVLYYFREAFKTVLESAKGRKFTLKIAGNELTMEEVTEQQRTILADLQDKVAKLEELYESSTPTAFSLGEVKRQAFGKILWVDDKPKNNSFLVSHLSDFGLEVHIAKSTAEAKELLGQNQYYKIISDMGRPESDTAGIDLLKYVRASNVETPYFIFCGGWAARNMKNEFVAAGGNGITSSGTTLLKMLEIDG
- a CDS encoding CHASE domain-containing protein, which gives rise to MSRSFYVQETLAISNEFQGDVGQIASVLEREVLLNLEVLFALKAAIEVVPGMDAERFQSITDGILERSPVIMAFAWAPVIERSQTATFERDQQGHFPGWRLSERDAENRVIPVAERSVYVPVQFIAPLDKNAAAMGFDLASEANRRAAIEASRDTGTMVATAGIKLVQETEKKQGFLVFAPLYKGRPTNLEQRREAHYGYINGVFLVGELANQAIGIRNNPNLLFQVVDITGAQPNQLYSNADPADPRWVSDMGYKTLLADVAGRTWQIQAKPSQTYVNARRSFLPALIMVSGSFFIALLVIYALINVNRNRALVASKEKLEKMSLTDGLTQLANRRHFDQFLEQEWARGMRQSQPLSLIMLDIDHFKHYNDQYGHPAGDECLRNVARILQGVVRRPTDMLARYGGEEFAIILPDTANGSLVAEACRAAIEQAAMQHELSETSKRVTISAGVCSMVPSESNSLEELKEQADAALYRAKNAGRNRVEGC
- a CDS encoding DUF2959 domain-containing protein, producing MLLSRWFFISFLLLALTGCQSAYYGAMERVGVHKRDIMVDRVESAQDAQTDAKEQFESALAQFRSIIQIKDQDLATRYDKLNSEYEDSKAAAEAVTDRIDAVEDVSEALFDEWEDEIELYSSANLKRQSAAKLSQTRRQYQALIKAMRSAESSMEPVLRAFQDQVLFLKHNLNARAIDSLQGELGSIETDVAQLIREMERSIAESEAFISSLQNQGQ
- a CDS encoding zinc-binding dehydrogenase yields the protein MSDTNIELISTISENNQLELALREIEIPEPGENDVIIRIEAAPINPSDLGVMFSMADMTTAKQSGSAERPVITADVPAKFMGAVKKRIGKAIPVGNEGAGTVIAAGSSAAAQALMGKTVAFIGGGSYRKYLRANVQSCLELEAGTTAVEGASSFVNPLTSLAMVETMRAEGHKAIVHAAAASNLGQMLNRICIADGIDLVNIVRKPEQEALLREQGAKYVVNSSSDSFMADLTQALIETGATIAFDPIGGGKLASDILTCMEAAVSRDITEYSVYGSTVFKQVYIYGGLDRGPITLNRAFGFAWGVNGFLLFNALGKLGNDTAAAMRKRVAAEIKTTFASSYTHEVSLAGALKLDSMAIYGKQATGEKFLIKPQS
- a CDS encoding YihY/virulence factor BrkB family protein; this translates as MLKHWFSILRAAIQNWLDSQAFIYAAALAFFTVFSIAPVLVVVVALVGLILGQSAVQGELFAQLEGTLGPDAAGVIQTAVANSQIDNSGIWPALIGIFATIVGATTVFAKMQQSLNQIWGVAPRPTRNNMWLFIKSRLLSLTIILAIGFILLVSLMLSVISSAIMAYAQGWLPIPGGAMVGVESGLSLLVTTLLFAAMFKILPDVLLSWRDVLLGAFITAVLFTVGRSLISIYLAYSATASAYGAAGSLALLLLWVNYSSMILLFGAAFTRAHLEGRGQSVRPRSTAVRVQRELIAEAPTNRD